The following proteins come from a genomic window of Lolium rigidum isolate FL_2022 chromosome 5, APGP_CSIRO_Lrig_0.1, whole genome shotgun sequence:
- the LOC124652829 gene encoding tubby-like F-box protein 14, whose protein sequence is MSFRSIVRDVKDGFGSLSRRGFEVRLLGHRRGKSHSAVHELHDPAPVIQSSCWANLPPELLRDVIERLEASEAAWPSRKHVVACAGVCRTWREMCKEIVKNPEFCGKFTFPVSLKQPGPRDGTIQCYIKRDKSTQTYYLYLCLSSAVIAEGGKFLLLAKRYSRPTCTEYTIFMNADNTSRSSNMYIGKLRSNLLGTKFVIYDTQPPCNIPNVQQSGKTSRRFYSRKVSPKAPSSTYSIAQVSYELNVLGTRGPRRMNCVMHSIPASSIEAGGSVPSQPDSVLARSVDESFGSISFLKSSIRDRSIRFSSTRFSDISIGSSKNGGQSLGDNDESKDLPLILRNKAPRWHEQLQCWCLNFKGRVTVASVKNFQLVAATQPSSAGAPTPSQPAPAQPSEHDKVILQFGKVAKDMFTMDYRYPLSAFQAFAICLSSFDTKLACE, encoded by the exons CATCGCAGAGGGAAATCTCATAGTGCTGTCCACGAGTTGCATGACCCTGCCCCGGTGATCCAGAGCAGTTGCTGGGCTAACTTGCCCCCAGAATTGCTTCGTGATGTGATTGAGAGGTTGGAGGCCAGTGAGGCTGCATGGCCTTCCAGGAAGCATGTAGTCGCTTGTGCAGGTGTCTGTCGAACCTGGAGAGAGATGTGTAAAGAGATTGTTAAGAACCCAGAGTTCTGTGGAAAATTTACTTTTCCTGTTTCCCTGAAGCAG CCTGGGCCCCGAGATGGAACCATCCAGTGCTATATTAAAAGGGATAAATCTACCCAAACTTACTACCTGTATCTGTGTCTTAGCTCAG CTGTGATTGCTGAAGGtggcaagtttcttctattggcgAAAAGATACTCCCGTCCAACCTGTACAGAATATACAATATTTATGAATGCTGACAATACATCTAGGTCAAGCAACATGTATATTGGAAAATTGAG GTCAAATCTCCTCGGCACAAAGTTTGTAATATATGATACCCAGCCTCCATGCAATATACCCAATGTTCAGCAGTCAGGAAAAACAAGCCGTAGGTTCTACTCTAGGAAGGTGTCACCGAAGGCTCCATCCAGCACCTACAGTATAGCACAGGTTTCGTACGAGCTGAACGTTTTGGGGACTCGGGGCCCACGGCGGATGAACTGTGTGATGCACTCCATACCTGCCTCGTCCATTGAGGCTGGTGGCAGTGTTCCATCCCAGCCAGACAGTGTCCTTGCTCGTTCAGTTGATGAGTCATTTGGCAGCATATCCTTCTTGAAGTCATCAATAAGGGACCGGTCCATTCGGTTCAGCAGCACCCGATTCTCTGACATCTCAATAGGCAGCTCCAAGAACGGAGGCCAGTCACTGGGTGATAACGATGAGTCGAAGGATTTGCCATTGATTCTCCGCAACAAGGCACCACGGTGGCACGAGCAGTTGCAGTGCTGGTGTCTCAACTTCAAGGGCAGGGTGACGGTTGCGTCCGTCAAGAATTTCCAGCTTGTTGCTGCGACGCAGCCTTCTTCTGCTGGAGCCCCGACCCCGTCGCAGCCTGCCCCGGCACAGCCGTCCGAGCATGACAAGGTGATACTGCAGTTTGGGAAGGTCGCCAAGGACATGTTCACCATGGACTACCGTTACCCGCTCTCAGCCTTCCAGGCGTTCGCGATCTGCCTGAGCAGCTTCGACACCAAGCTGGCCTGCGAATGA